From Bacteroidales bacterium, a single genomic window includes:
- a CDS encoding DUF433 domain-containing protein: protein MVNYQNIITIEPGKRGGKPCIRGMRITVSDILGWLASGMTVEEIIHDFDELTSEDIYAALSYAADREKKIYQIAV, encoded by the coding sequence ATGGTAAATTACCAAAACATAATCACTATTGAACCTGGAAAACGTGGTGGGAAGCCATGCATCAGAGGGATGAGAATAACTGTGAGCGATATACTTGGTTGGCTGGCTTCAGGTATGACCGTTGAGGAGATTATCCACGATTTTGATGAGTTGACCAGTGAAGACATTTATGCGGCGCTAAGTTATGCAGCTGACCGGGAAAAAAAGATATACCAGATCGCGGTATGA
- a CDS encoding DUF4160 domain-containing protein — protein sequence MPTVFRAKGFRFFFYVNDHTPMHIHIEKDEGTAKFNLEPVELVRSKRLKASELAEIRNLILENLELFKVKWDEHFNN from the coding sequence ATGCCAACGGTATTCAGAGCAAAAGGATTTCGTTTTTTCTTTTATGTAAACGACCACACTCCAATGCACATACACATTGAAAAAGATGAAGGCACAGCAAAGTTCAACCTTGAACCTGTTGAGCTCGTCAGGTCCAAACGTTTGAAAGCGTCTGAGTTGGCAGAAATCCGAAATTTGATTCTCGAAAATTTAGAACTTTTTAAAGTAAAATGGGATGAACACTTTAACAATTAA
- a CDS encoding DUF2442 domain-containing protein: protein MNTLTINKSTIANELWFRDEKLYVVLDDGRELAVPVDWFPKLRDATDKQRNNWRFIGGGEGIHWEDLDEDILVEGLL, encoded by the coding sequence ATGAACACTTTAACAATTAATAAATCTACTATTGCCAACGAGCTTTGGTTCCGCGATGAAAAATTATATGTCGTTTTAGATGACGGACGCGAACTTGCCGTCCCGGTTGATTGGTTCCCAAAACTGAGAGATGCCACAGATAAGCAGCGAAATAACTGGCGATTCATCGGTGGAGGCGAAGGAATTCACTGGGAGGATTTGGACGAGGATATTCTTGTTGAAGGGTTGCTTTAG